The following proteins come from a genomic window of Misgurnus anguillicaudatus chromosome 10, ASM2758022v2, whole genome shotgun sequence:
- the hacl1 gene encoding 2-hydroxyacyl-CoA lyase 1 has translation MDEITGAQLIAEALKAQNVEYMFGIVGVPIIEVAMAAQAAGIKYVGMRNEQAACYAASAIGYLTGRPAVCLVVSGPGLIHALGGMANANVNCWPVIVIGGSSDRNQETTGAFQEFPQVEACRLYSKFSARPSSLQMIPAVVEKAVRSSIYGRPGACYIDIAGDMVNAKTDRASVRFVSCCPVAPVSQADSREVTQALELLRNAQRPLIIVGKGAAYARAEREVRELVEVSGLPFLPTPMGKGVLPDDHPNCVAAARSRALLQADVVVLLGARLNWILHFGFPPRFSPHVKVIQVDLCAEELSNNVRAASALMGDIRAVVNQLLETLRSKSWKFPSDAEWWTTLREKMNANARISKTLALQSTVPMNYYTAFHHISELLPKDCVIVSEGANTMDIGRTMLFNYLPRHRLDAGTFGTMGVGPGFAIAAAVLEQTQQTGQRVVCVEGDSAFGFSGMEVETMCRYKLPIIIIVINNNGIYSGVDPETWREMEKMGDMTTIAPPVTLLPEARYEQVMSAFGGHGYLVRTVEELRSALQESFKNTEMPSLLNVLIDPASDRKQQEFPWLTRSNL, from the exons ATGGATGAAATAACTGGAGCTCAGTTGATCGCTGAGGCACTTAAAGCTCAG AATGTGGAGTACATGTTTGGCATCGTTGGTGTGCCGATCATTGAGGTGGCCATGGCCGCTCAAGCAGCCGGCATTAAGTATGTGGGCATGCGCAATGAGCAAGCA GCATGCTATGCTGCATCTGCTATTGGCTATTTGACAGGACG CCCAGCCGTTTGTCTGGTGGTTTCTGGACCTGGGCTGATTCATGCACTGGGAGGAATGGCCAATGCTAATGTGAACTGCTG GCCTGTCATTGTCATTGGCGGCTCTTCTGATAGGAACCAGGAAACCACAGGAGCGTTTCAAGAGTTTCCTCag GTCGAAGCTTGTCGTCTGTACAGCAAATTTTCTGCTCGACCAAGCAGTCTTCAGATGATACCAGCCGTGGtggaaaaa GCTGTAAGAAGCAGTATTTACGGCCGCCCGGGAGCTTGCTACATAGACATTGCTGGAGACATGGTGAATGCCAAAACGGACAGAGCCAGTGTCAG GTTTGTTTCCTGTTGTCCTGTAGCTCCTGTGAGTCAGGCTGATAGCAGAGAGGTCACACAAGCTCTGGAGCTGCTCAGGAACGCTCAAAGGCCCTTGATCATCGTTGGAAAAG GTGCGGCATATGCCAGGGCGGAGAGGGAGGTCAGGGAGTTGGTGGAGGTGTCTGGACTTCCCTTCCTTCCCACACCCATGGGAAAAGGAGTGCTGCCCGATGATCACCCAAACTGTGTGGCTGCTGCCAGATCCCG AGCTCTGTTGCAGGCTGATGTCGTGGTGCTTTTGGGTGCCAGACTCAACTGGATCCTGCACTTTGGTTTTCCACCCAGATTCAGTCCCCATGTGAAGGTTATTCAG GTGGATCTGTGTGCTGAAGAGTTGAGTAATAACGTAAGAGCCGCATCTGCTCTGATGGGAGACATACGAGCTGTGGTCAACCAG CTTTTGGAGACTTTAAGATCCAAGTCCTGGAAATTTCCATCTGATGCAGAATGGTGGACAACCCTGAGGGAGAAAATGAATGCTAATGCTCGCATTTCAAAG ACTCTTGCTCTTCAGTCGACAGTACCCATGAACTACTACACGGCCTTTCACCACATCTCTGAGCTCCTGCCCAAAGACTGCGTCATAGTGAGTGAAGGTGCTAACACGATGGACATCGGCCGTACTATGCTGTTCAACTACCTCCCACGACACAG GTTAGATGCTGGTACCTTTGGCACTATGGGGGTAGGCCCGGGCTTTGCCATCGCAGCGGCTGTTTTGGAGCAGACGCAGCAGACGGGACAGAGAGTGGTGTGTGTGGAGGGAGACAGCGCCTTTGGTTTCTCTGGTATGGAGGTCGAGACCATGTGCAG GTATAAACTGCCAATCATCATTATAGTAATCAACAACAATGGCATCTACAGTGGAGTTGATCCTGAGACATggagagagatggagaaaatGGGAGACATGACTACAAT AGCTCCTCCAGTGACCCTGCTACCAGAAGCGCGGTATGAACAGGTGATGAGTGCATTCGGTGGACATGGGTACCTGGTGCGAACTGTGGAGGAACTGCGTAGTGCACTTCAAGAGagttttaaaaacacagagatgCCGAGCCTTCTCAACGTACTTATAGACCCAGCGTCAGATCGCAAACAGCAG gagTTTCCCTGGCTGACACGTTCAAATCTTTAA
- the LOC129449064 gene encoding uncharacterized protein C2orf66 homolog isoform X2 has product MFTLLALMALLVVPVESDVSSTDQWKSLSNPQSRNLFFQILQSYLEGRDREAQAMDRKANVKENKNSNMPNNGYEKYNLFMHNDIYDA; this is encoded by the exons AT GTTCACACTGTTGGCTTTGATGGCACTATTGGTTGTCCCGGTTGAGTCGGACGTTTCAAGCACAGATCAGTGGAAATCTCTGAGCAACCCCCAGAGCAGGAACCTG TTTTTTCAGATTCTGCAGTCGTATCTTGAAGGCAGAGACAGAGAAGCTCAAGCAATGGACAGAAAAGCAAATGTGAAGGAAAACAAAAACAGCAATATGCCAAATAATGGTTATGAAAAATATAACCTCTTTATGCACAATGACATTTATGATGCTTAG
- the LOC129449064 gene encoding uncharacterized protein C2orf66 homolog isoform X1, with translation MGCEFGKARFTLLALMALLVVPVESDVSSTDQWKSLSNPQSRNLFFQILQSYLEGRDREAQAMDRKANVKENKNSNMPNNGYEKYNLFMHNDIYDA, from the exons ATGGGTTGTGAATTTGGAAAGGCAAG GTTCACACTGTTGGCTTTGATGGCACTATTGGTTGTCCCGGTTGAGTCGGACGTTTCAAGCACAGATCAGTGGAAATCTCTGAGCAACCCCCAGAGCAGGAACCTG TTTTTTCAGATTCTGCAGTCGTATCTTGAAGGCAGAGACAGAGAAGCTCAAGCAATGGACAGAAAAGCAAATGTGAAGGAAAACAAAAACAGCAATATGCCAAATAATGGTTATGAAAAATATAACCTCTTTATGCACAATGACATTTATGATGCTTAG
- the ankrd28b gene encoding serine/threonine-protein phosphatase 6 regulatory ankyrin repeat subunit A, producing the protein MVVLKIRDQPALLKAIFNVDPDEVRSLIFKKEDVNVQDNEKRTPLHAAAYLGDAEIIELLILSGARVNAKDNKWLTPLHRAVASCSEEAVQVLLKHSADVNARDKNWQTPLHVAAANKAVRCAEALVPLLSNVNVSDRAGRTALHHAAFSGHLEMVRILLSRGANINAFDKKDRRAIHWAAYMGHMEVVKLLVSHGAEVTCKDKKAYTPLHAAASSGMISVVKYLLDLGVDMNEPNAYGNTPLHVACYNGQDVVVNELIECGANVNQVNEKGFAPLHFTAASRHGALCLELLVGNGADVNIKSKDGKTPLHMTAIHGRFSRSQAIIQNGAEIDCEDKNGNTPLHIAARYGHELLINTLITNGADTAKRGVHGMFPLHLAALSGFSDCCRKLLSSGFDIDTPDDFGRTCLHAAAAGGNLECLNLLLNTGADFNRKDSFGRTPLHYAAANCNYQCLFALVGSGANVNELDQRGCTPLHYAAASDADGKCLEYLLRNDANPGIRDNQGYNAVHYASAYGHRLCLELIASETPLDVLMETSGTDILNDSDVRAPVSPLHLAAYHGHHQALEVLVQSLLDLDVRTAQGHTPLDLAAFKGHVECVDVLINQGASILVKDYTLKRTPIHAAATNGHSECLRLLIGNADMKSAVDIQDGIGQTPLMLSVLGGHTDCVYSLINKGANVDAKDKWGRTALHRGAVTGHEECVEALLQHSASFMVRDCRGRSPVHLASACGHVGVLGGFLHAAQSIETIPVITDQQGYTPLHWACYNGHDTCVEVLLEQEFFHKTEGNTFSPLHCAVINDNEGAAEMLIDTLGPAIVNSTDSKNRTPLHAAAFTDHVECLQLLLGHNAQVNCVDAGGKSPLMMAAENGQTNAVEVLVSSAKADLTLQDAKKNTALHLACSKGHETSALLILEKITDRNLINSTNAALQTPLHVAARNGLTVVVQELLAKGASVLAVDENGYTPALACAPNKDVADCLALILATMMPVSPGGVAVPSLAFSAINHYTSPSKSVTFDSLPMLRSEHSSYCSFNSIGRHDGFYKDDELNDSDSETY; encoded by the exons CCTGCCCTGCTAAAAGCTATTTTTAATGTCGATCCAGATGAAGTACGCTCTCTAATTTTCAAGAAAGAGGATGTGAATGTCCAA gaCAATGAAAAAAGGACACCCCTGCATGCAGCTGCCTACTTGGGAGATGCTGAGATTATAGAGCTCTTAATATTATCAG GGGCGAGGGTGAATGCTAAAGACAATAAATGGCTGACTCCTCTCCACCGCGCTGTTGCATCCTGCAGTGAG GAGGCGGTGCAGGTTTTGCTTAAGCACTCTGCTGATGTGAACGCTCGAGATAAAAACTGGCAGACGCCTCTGCATGTGGCCGCCGCTAACAAGGCAGTGCGGTGCGCTGAGGCGTTGGTCCCACTGCTCAGCAACGTCAATGTATCTGATCGGGCCGGACGAACCGCCCTGCACCACGCTGCCTTCAGTGGCCACCTGGAG ATGGTGCGAATACTGCTCTCCAGGGGAGCCAATATAAACGCATTCGATAAGAAGGACAGAAGAGCGATCCACTGGGCAGCATACATGG GTCACATGGAGGTGGTGAAACTGCTGGTATCTCATGGTGCTGAGGTGACGTGTAAGGATAAGAAGGCATACACGCCTCTCCACGCTGCCGCATCCAGCGGCATGATCAGTGTGGTGAAGTACCTGCTGGACCTAGGAGTGGATATGAATG AGCCAAACGCGTATGGGAACACTCCGCTGCACGTTGCATGCTACAATGGCCAGGATGTGGTGGTCAATGAGCTGATCGAGTGCGGAGCGAATGTGAACCAGGTCAACGAGAAGGGTTTTGCTCCACTGCACTTCACCGCTGCCTCACGTCATGGAGCGCTTTGCCTTGAGCTCCTTGTTGGCAATGGGGCTGATGTCAATATTAAG AGTAAGGATGGTAAGACCCCTCTGCACATGACTGCAATCCACGGAAGGTTCTCAAGATCTCAGGCGATTATTCAGAATG gTGCTGAGATAGACTGTGAAGATAAGAACGGGAACACTCCTCTGCACATCGCTGCTCGATACGGACACGAGCTTCTCATCAACACGCTGATCACTAATGGAGCTGATACAGCCAA GAGGGGCGTCCATGGCATGTTTCCACTGCATTTGGCTGCTCTCAGCGGCTTCTCGGACTGCTGCCGTAAGCTGTTGTCATCCG GCTTTGATATAGACACCCCTGATGACTTCGGAAGGACCTGTTTAcatgctgctgctgctggcgg GAACCTTGAGTGTCTGAATCTTCTGCTTAACACGGGGGCAGATTTCAACAGGAAGGACAGCTTTGGaag GACACCTTTGCACTATGCAGCTGCAAACTGCAACTATCAGTGCCTGTTTGCTTTGGTGGGTTCAGGAGCCAATGTCAATGAGCTTGACCAGAGGGGCTGCACCCCCCTCCACTACGCCGCTGCTTCTGACGCCGATGGAAA GTGCCTGGAGTATTTACTGAGGAATGATGCTAACCCAGGGATCCGAGACAATCAGGGCTACAATGCAGTACATTACGCCTCTGCTTATGGACATCGCCTTTGTCTAGAGCTG ATTGCGAGTGAAACTCCTTTAGATGTG TTAATGGAAACCTCAGGGACAGACATCTTAAATGACTCTGACGTACGTGCTCCCGTCAGCCCGCTCCACCTGGCT GCTTACCATGGGCATCACCAGGCTCTAGAAGTACTTGTTCAGTCGCTGCTGGATCTGGATGTGAGGACGGCACAAGGACACACGCCGCTGGACCTGGCTGCCTTTAAAGGCCATGTGGAGTGTGTGGATGTTCTCATAAACCAGGGGGCTTCCATCCTGGTGAAAGACTACACACTCAAACGGACCCCCATTCACGCTGCCG CCACAAATGGTCATTCCGAGTGTCTGCGTTTGCTGATTGGGAATGCAGACATGAAGAGTGCAGTGGACATCCAGGATGGAATTGGCCA GACTCCTCTGATGTTGTCTGTGCTGGGTGGACACACCGACTGTGTTTACTCCCTTATTAATAAAGGAGCTAATGTAGATGCCAAAGACAAGTGGGGTCGCACTGCTCTGCACAGAGGG GCGGTGACGGGTCATGAGGAGTGTGTCGAGGCTCTGCTGCAGCACAGTGCCAGTTTCATGGTACGGGACTGTAGGGGACGTTCACCGGTGCACCTCGCATCCGCCTGTGGCCACGTTGGGGTTCTGGGGGGATTTCTGCATGCTGCCCAGTCAATAGAGACCATACCTGTCATCACTGACCAACAGGGCTACACACCCCTTCACTGGGCCTGTTACAACG GACATGACACTTGTGTTGAAGTGTTGCTGGAGCAGGAGTTTTTCCATAAGACAGAGGGGAACACGTTTAGCCCCCTTCACTGTGCTGT GATAAATGACAATGAAGGAGCAGCCGAGATGTTGATAGACACTCTTGGTCCTGCCATCGTCAATTCGACAGATTCTAAAAACAG GACTCCTCTTCATGCTGCCGCGTTCACGGATCACGTGGAGTGTCTACAGCTCCTGCTGGGTCATAATGCACAGGTGAACTGTGTGGATGCTGGAGGCAAATCTCCTCTCATGATGGCCGCTGAGAACGGCCAGACAAACGCAGTCG AGGTGTTGGTGAGCAGTGCAAAAGCAGACCTTACGCTGCAGGATGCCAAGAAAAACACTGCGCTCCATCTGGCCTGCAGTAAG GGCCATGAAACCAGTGCCTTGTTGATCTTGGAGAAGATCACTGACAGAAACCTCATTAACTCCACCAATGCAGCTTTACAAAC gCCTCTGCATGTCGCTGCTAGGAATGGCTTGACTGTGGTCGTCCAAGAACTACTAGCGAAGGGGGCTAGTGTGTTAGCTGTGGATGAAAACG GTTACACCCCCGCCCTGGCTTGTGCTCCTAACAAAGACGTGGCAGATTGCCTGGCGCTAATCCTTGCCACCATGATGCCAGTGTCCCCCGGAGGAGTTGCGGTGCCCAGCCTGGCATTCAGCGCCATCAATCATTACACCAGCCCCTCAAAAAGCGTCACGTTCGACAGTCTGCCCATGCTCCGCTCCGAACACAGCTCCTATTGCAGCTTCAACAGCATCGGGCGCCACGACGGCTTCTACAAGGACGACGAGCTAAATGACTCTGACTCTGAGACCTACTGA